The segment AAAGAAGATGCAAGTGTTCTTATTCTAACCACAGAAGAAACTACAACCGATGTTTGTGTGCTTGACTTAGGAACATCGTTTCATGTCACTCTGCAAGGAAAATTTCAAAATCTACAAAGCGGCGACTTCGATAAGGTTATTTTAAATTTTTGGAAATAAAAAATCTTGTGATATTATTAGCAAAGGGGATATTTTGTTACAACTAACAAATGGATATAATTGGCTGCTACAAGATGTCAGATATCTTCCCCAACTCAAACAAAATTTGGTTTTAGCTGGACAATTGGATTCTCAAGGATCTGGAGTCACTTTTGAATCCAATAGATGGAAAGTAACAAAAGGGACTTTGGTAATTGCTTGGGGCAACAAATTACACACCTTGTATGTAGTAGAGAGCCACACTCAAGTGGGAGTTGTTCATCCCATGTCGACTCTTTCATTGCCTATGCAATCTCTAACATTGTGTGAAGCCTTGGCTGTTTGAAAACGGGCTTTGGAGCAATCTGAGAGTGAGAAGTTTTCTGCCAATGAGCTGGAGCAAGCCTCCACTGAGGCTTCATGTGAGATGAGCAATTTAGATGATGTAGCTAGCATGTTAGAATCTAATAGAAGCCCAACAATGTCTGGCAGTGACATGGAGTATCTGTAGcagatgcaagaaatgaaagacaatttGAAAATGGTTAATGTTGTGGCTACCGAGGTTGAAGGAGATACAAATTCTACCAAGGTTGAAGGATCTGCAGATTCATTAAATATCTGTATTGGAAGATGAGGGAAAATCTAAAAATGATCTGCGGATTGATTTGAAAGAGAATGAATCCCCATGTGATGGGGAAGTTTTGCGGATTCCAAAAGATCTAGGCTCTAGCCATAGAAGAGAAACATTTAGAGGAAGAACGAATAAAATGAGAggaggaaaatgaaaaacaaaaggaaaatggaACTCAACGGATTGGTGTTTTAGTCTTTAGCAGATTGGAGGCACTTCTTAACTAGACTCGACTTTATTCAGAGCTTTTGCTTGAAGATGCTAAATTTGGTTCAAGTGAGAAGGTGATGCAAAAGATCCCAAGCCTGGGGTAAGAGGTGTTGGTAGGGGTCACAAAAGCAAGATTACGAGGGATAGGGTCCGAGATGTCAGTCAGAAgatagcacttggaatgacattgTCTCCTTTGAGGCAGAATGGAAATGGCATGAGGAGTCCCATTTGCAGATTTGGTTTGGTAGGTACAGAGCACCCCATTGAAGTTGTGGGATGGATCCACCAATGCCCTGGCAGAGGAGCAAAAGACAAGGCAATTCACGTGTTGCAAGGGTAGGGGCATCCCATGTGGGTGAGAATGGATTTGGATTACAGGGATTTCAAACTTGATGGGGTTTCTGACACCCAGAGTGATGGGCTCTCTACATTTTACAAAAATTGTGCAAGCAAGGGTTGATAGTGTAAAATTAGGTGGGAAACGCACTGTTATGATGTACGGGCCTACTATTTCAGGAAAGAGCCATATCATGTTTGGTTGCTCCGCCGAGCCTGAAATCATTTACAAGGCTTTGGACAACATATTAGGTGGAGATGAACAAGAAGTCAAAACAGGTCTATGTCTCTTGGAGATATATATTGAAGAGCAAGTAATCCTCATAATGAACGCTCTTGTTGCCAGTAAACAATTTGAACAAGAAAGCATTTTGTGTTCCCTTGTTGCAGATGCCCGTATTCAAGTTTGTCCCAAGAATACAGTGAATTTCAATGTGGATAAGGTGCGAGTTGCCAAACTGTTTGGGGGAGGACTGCATGAATGCAGTGTGTTTCACGATATGGTACTGAAAACTGATGCTTTGAGAATAATCAAGCATGTGGAGAGAGTCAAGATTGCAGTGTTTGGTAAAGGTGTGGACACATCAACTCAGTGTACTAAGGGTACTGTCATGATTCAGAGTGATAAACAGCTGCTAAGTTTTATTGACTGTGACATAGCTTGAATAACTCATCCGAAGTGTTCTTAAACAAAATTTGGAGAATCTAAAGTTTTGTATAGCTTAGACTCTGAGCTTGTTTTCAAACAGACGTCAAGAATGGAAATGCAGGGGATATCATTGTTCATAGCGATATGAATtggacttcaagtgggagattgttggttatgcAAAGTCCAACAGACTCACTTCTTTTTCCCTCCAATAGTTTGTCTCTTCGACTTCTTTTGGTGATATGGATATATTTGCGGATAGAATAGAAATTTGTATTGCATTATATAGCTGAAGCTGCTGCTGTATAAAAACAATGATCAATAAGAGTTTTTCCCTTGCTCGAAAGTGGATGTACCCATattggtgaaccactataaatctGGTGTTAAGAGTCTTGTTTATTATCTGAATCTTTAATCCTGTTTCAAATTCATTTTATCTACTCTTAATTATTTAAGAGCCTCGAGCAGTCCCAAGACAAAACCCCCAAAATATAGTTATGCCATTACATTGAAGGAAACAAAATGTTGAAACAAAGTGCAAATTATAgaaatgaaaaagaacaaaaagagatTAGCAGATACACAAACAAAAAACTGATATTAAGGTAGTGTACTTTGTGGAATCTTCCACTCATGCCCATCCAAGATTTGTAGAAAATTTCACTTACAGATGCTTGGAAAAGCTTCCACATATAATTGTCTGTAGTTAATGTGAAACCTTATTGCAGTAAGGTAACTGTGTACTGTCGTGCATAATTTTATTGCAACATATACACTTATTGTAATAACTTAGGTGTTGTAGCATATATAATCTTATTATGATGACTTATGTATTGTAGCATATACTAAAGAGAATTTGTATTTTCTTCATAAGTACAAACATGCACAAGTATATGTGGAAGTTTTTTTGAAGTGATTACAAAACCAGAAGGGAAAAAATTTGAACAAACAACCATTATAATGATTAAGTATGACATAGTAAGCCACAAATTTACTGAAATAAATATTACATTCCTATGATTTGAAGAACAGTTTTTTTTTAATCCATCAAACCTAACCCAATCGGTATGCAATTTTTTTCACAATTTAAGACAAATGTCTAACATATCAGTCATGATGTGAAATGCTTGAATTATAGGAACTCCAACTTAGCTTTTTCAAGCTTAAAATAGCATAGAAATACACGTATGAATGGATACCAAAAAGTATCAGATGATAATGACTACTCTTATTCAGCTCCTTGTTTGAAAGAATGTTATAATTAACATTTAAACATCTTCCGAACAGGATCAAATGTTACATAAATCTAAATTCCAAGGTATCAAAGTTTGGCAGTCTACAAATTCATGCCATGGAAAATGTCTTGCTTTGGATATTTACAAATGAAACATATGAAGGAAGTTGAATGGTCCATTTAACATTGGCTGTACAAGACTCAAATTATAACATTGGTAATTTCTGGAAATGATCCAGACTACACAAGTATATTCCGAACCATATCCACTATACGAAAAGACTACAGAATGGTTAAACCGTTCACAATATGTTAAAAATTCATGCTACCATCTAAAGATTCCTGGAGGTTCCTGAGGTTCACCGTATGAAGCCATTGttgataaatattttgatgcatatGCAAAGCCCCATAGCTGTTAGGTAATAAATATTAGCATGTGGAAATAGTGAATTCCTTAGCAAAAGAGAGAATGTGTAAGCCTTGAATAACTCAAAGGGTTAAGTATAATGGAAAGAAAAAGCACCTCCACATCCTTCAACTCAAAATCTTCTGTTCGGGCCAAGCAAGAGTTGCCAAATGTCTCACAGTATCCACTTGATCCACGCAACCTTAAAATATATCAATTGACAGCCTGAATTAAAATATTTCACCTCGTCTCCCTTGCTTGCTAAAGCATTCTGAATTTCTTCACTCTGTTCTTTCTTATGTTTACCATGTGCAAGAACTTGCTTCTTTTTTGTTTGGGTTTCCTACACCTAGATCACAACTTTATATAAAATATCTCTTGATTCAGAAGAAAGGATGGATACTTTAAAGGAAAACTTACAGATCTCCATCCAAGTAAAGTGCAAAGTGCCCACCCCCACCAAGTGCTAGTGAATCGTTTGAACATAAAACAAAATAACGATTTGCACCTGTGAAGCCATGGTAGAACAAAACAATCACATAAAGGAATAACGTTCTGACCATTCAGACAGATGAGTCACAAAAAAACTGAAGACCACTTAGTGCATCAAAGTGCTTGTTGCCCAATTTAGAGAGATGATCCCACTTTTTAAGCCTCATTTCCAAAAAAACTAGATGATATTCCTGAAAAAACAGTTGACTTTAGCCATGGAGAAATGATTCTTTTTTGTTCCAGGTTCTTCAATGTCTAGAAACCTTGAAAAAGCCGTCTTGGATGTGCTGTATGAGCATTTATCTTGCCTCCTTGCATTTTCCCTACTTAAATAGTTTGTGCAGGTCTACTTTATTTTAAAGAACGCTTTTTTTTACTGTCTATTTTTCTTTTAAgtttgttatatttttttattcTGGCCAAAATTTAATCCAATATGTTTTGCTTCTGTAATAAATTTTAACTCTTGACCAATTCTTTTTAGGCCATTAATAGGCAAAAAAATGAGGAAAACATGTCTGTGATATCAAGAGATTTAACAAAACAAAGTGCAAAATGTCTGCAGATTAAAGGCTGTGAACTTTTGTTTGTTCATCAATTTAAATTTATGCCGAGTCAAATGATTTATGACATTATTATCAATCACCCCCTAAGCAAATTTTGCATTATACTACTACTAGAAAACAAGACCATGGTCCTTGGATATCTTAATTATTTTTACACTATTCTCTATAGCAATTATACTCTAGCACCTTTTTGGAGCCCTAACCTATTGTTGATGTACTACAATTTGGCATAGTAGATCTGGAATTTAACATCCTATCAATTTTTGACAATAATCACTAGATTAGCAATTGCTGGATTGACTGGTCGGTATATAGGATCTCAGATTCTCAATTAAAGCTCATCAGCTGGAAtctatctttatttttttattgaaaagcTTTGTCTCAGCATGATGAATTTCTCTCAGCCATGGATGCCTTCAAAATTCGAAAAAAAATCAACTGTCATGTCAATTGCTTTGAATATATGACCTTAGTTTATTTGTTTCTTGTTTCCAAAGTTCAATCTTCCACAAAAACCCTATCTTCACTGCTTACGTGTCTATGCCTGGCCATATCAAACAAAATGGAACAATGCTTTCACACAGAAAACCTTGCATTGGCCCTGGAGCTGATGACTCAACAAATATGACAATAACAACCAGGAGATGCATCTCTTGACACCAGAGACACATCTTGGAACCAGGAGACATTTTTGAGAAAGGCCTTGAGAACCTGCAGTTAGCCTCGAAAAGAGACATAAAAATAAACTGTAATAAATGTGTGGGTGTATGCATTTATCTTTCCAAAGACCTCAAAGCGGTAGAAGTGAAGAGGGTACAAACCTAAACAATTGCAGGCTTTTTGCAGCCTATTCTATCTATCTGCTGGCTTGCCTGCATGTGCACACAAGCAATATTGAAAACCAGCACATAACCTGCCCCTCAAGCCAATTACCCTGGTAACTATGATTCTAACTATTGGGAAGCTTAGATCAATACTTCCAAGATTGTCTTCGGTTTGGTACTTAAGAAAATGGTAGAAAACATAACTTTCTCTATTATGGATTGGCCCCCCAATCACTGCCTTCCACATACTATCCATTTTCCTCAATGCATATATCAAAAAACTTGGTAATCAACACCCTCTCTAATACCACCACTCTTATCTAATATCAATGATTAAAGAGTGTGCCTTTTGTCTTCACTAAAGGACCTTCCACAGCCAAATTAAGTATGATCTTGACTTGAGATGCCTTTCGATTACATGGCCAATTCTTGAACCTGTCATTATACAAAGAACCGTTGGCTTCAATACATATGATGTTAAAACCTGAAGGATCTCCTTCACGTCATGAAAGTATGTGATCTATCAAGGTGATTGTTCAATTCAATTCTAACCCTTCCATAAAAATTAACTTTTTAATTTTTATCCAATTGCTTCAAGTTTAATCTTGCAACAGTCTGCATGCCATCATGATCTATTTAACTAAAGACACCTGAGGGCAGAAGTTTGCTCCATTATTTCTCAAGTTATAACAAGACTTAAACTGATTCAAAGTACAAAAGTAACCAATAATATTTGAATCCAAGGTACTTGCCAATGGATTCACACAACACATCGTTCAAGCAGGGAGAATGATATATGGCTTGCAAATATCACAATTAATTTTACCATTTCTCCACAGTAATCGTTATACCACACTATCACAATTTCTTTTACTTGATAATTGCAATTTTCTGGTCCCAGAATTTTCAGCTTTGTGTAAGTGAAAAAAAGACATTCCATTCAGTTGATCAAGACTGAACTAATCATACAAGTAACTATATGCTAGTCAAGTAAAATCTTTGATGTACCATTATAAATACCTGGGTGAAAAGCGTAAATCTGGAAAAAATCGCGATCAGACGCGATTAATCGGGAATCGTCGCCGGCAccgattttttccccaaataaATCGCCAAAATCGGTCAACGATTCTTAACGTGTTTTAATCCCCAAAAAATCGCGTGTCTAATCGGAAAAAAACCGTGAACATATCAGGCATCCCTAAACAGcccgcaaaaaccctaaaatgcccaCTAAAATGTACAAATAAGCTGTGAATCTGCTATTTGTCATGAAAACGAAAGTTGCCCCTAGGGCTCTTGCATGTTCTGCTCGGCTCCACCTTAGAAGCTGAGAAAAGGGTGATCGTGACTTCTTTCTGGATGAAAGTGTGACACACTCTCTATGGGCCGAACTCCCTCTCGATCCAATCAGTGAACGAGCAAGCATAGTATAACACCCGCCTGCTACAAGTCATCCCCTATACAAAATTTTCGTGCGGCGGTAAGACTGGCACGATCAAATTGAAAACAAGCGCGACTGGAGATATTCGGGTCGTTGCAGAGaagaaagaaggagaaatccaagttTTTTTGGTCGCGCGgcaatagttttatttatttatttatttgtaatgtcTTTGGCTaatggttttattttttatttatttatttatttgtaatgtcTTCGGCTACATACGATTTAATTgtttcaaatagattttttttaatagttttaggttttaaaatttttatttgttaattagaatacataattttaattttttaatatgatGGTTATAATAtacataatttaatttataatgtttaataaatgtttaaaatattaaatatacattGTAATAGATTAATAGtataatgttttatattttatattttataatttaatttatagtaAATATAAATACTTAATAATATATGATTATTAGTTGAGTGTCTGAAAGGTGGGAGCAATTGCTTATCATGTTTGGTGCGCAGCAAATGCAGGCAGTGTGAATTCGAATTGTGGAATGTATACGGACCTACCCAATCTCAAGAGAAAACGAATCTTTCGGAGGAGATATATCAGTCTCTATTGGCATGCGGTAATAAAAAGATAATAAAGGGGGAAGATTTCAATGCAATTTTGGATCTCACGGAAAAGAATGGTGGAG is part of the Cryptomeria japonica chromosome 10, Sugi_1.0, whole genome shotgun sequence genome and harbors:
- the LOC131038206 gene encoding T-complex protein 1 subunit theta-like; its protein translation is MGSLHFTKIVQARVDSVKLGGKRTVMMYGPTISGKSHIMFGCSAEPEIIYKALDNILGGDEQEVKTGLCLLEIYIEEQVILIMNALVASKQFEQESILCSLVADARIQVCPKNTVNFNVDKVRVAKLFGGGLHECSVFHDMVLKTDALRIIKHVERVKIAVFGKGVDTSTQCTKGTVMIQSDKQLLSFIDCDIA